In Dyella terrae, one DNA window encodes the following:
- the gorA gene encoding glutathione-disulfide reductase: protein MSESFDLIVLGAGSGGLATAFRAAAHGARVALLEPGALGGTCVNLGCVPKKSLWFAAQLAQDQSRARAYGFSGTSGDFDWEHFRLRRLAYIDGIKQRYDERLQEAGVVLLREAGRFVSRDTIATTSGEELRARQIVIATGARPQKLDIPGFELGLISDDMFGLREQPRHIAIVGAGYIAVEFASVLRALGSEVTMFIRDRLLRQFDNEMVAAMCEHMARSGIHMVYGAKAKGLRRDGDALTFEDEMRGDWGPFDAVLWALGRVPHSDRLDLDAAGVMLDDKGYVITDSWQNTNVPGIAALGDVTSRRALTPVAVAAGRHLADRWFGGMADARLDYDDIASVVFSEPPLAVVGLSEADANTRFPGQVRVYRSRFTPMQWSLAGEQGRSLMKIICVGEDERVVGMHVLGPGSDEMLQGFAVALKMGMRKRDLDATVAIHPSSAEELVLMR from the coding sequence ATGTCGGAATCGTTTGACCTGATCGTGCTGGGTGCAGGCTCGGGTGGTCTTGCCACGGCCTTTCGCGCCGCGGCACATGGCGCACGCGTGGCGCTGCTGGAACCGGGCGCCCTCGGCGGAACCTGCGTCAATCTGGGGTGCGTCCCCAAGAAGTCGCTGTGGTTTGCCGCGCAGCTGGCGCAGGATCAGAGCCGCGCGCGGGCCTACGGGTTCAGCGGCACGTCGGGCGACTTCGACTGGGAACACTTTCGTTTGCGCCGACTGGCGTATATCGATGGCATCAAACAACGTTATGACGAGCGATTGCAGGAAGCAGGCGTCGTCCTGTTGCGCGAGGCGGGGCGTTTCGTGTCGCGCGACACCATTGCCACCACGAGCGGAGAAGAACTGCGGGCGCGGCAAATCGTCATCGCGACCGGCGCCCGACCGCAAAAGCTCGATATTCCAGGATTCGAACTGGGACTGATCTCCGACGACATGTTCGGGCTGCGCGAACAGCCCAGGCACATCGCCATCGTCGGCGCCGGCTATATCGCGGTGGAGTTCGCAAGTGTGCTGCGTGCCCTGGGCAGCGAAGTGACCATGTTTATCCGTGATCGCCTGCTGCGCCAGTTCGACAACGAAATGGTGGCGGCCATGTGCGAGCACATGGCGCGCTCCGGCATCCACATGGTGTACGGGGCAAAGGCCAAGGGCTTGCGGCGCGATGGCGACGCGTTGACCTTCGAGGATGAAATGCGTGGTGACTGGGGTCCGTTCGATGCCGTGCTCTGGGCGCTCGGGCGCGTCCCGCACAGTGATCGCCTGGACCTCGATGCGGCGGGAGTCATGCTCGACGACAAGGGTTACGTCATCACCGACAGCTGGCAGAACACCAATGTCCCCGGCATTGCCGCGTTGGGCGACGTGACCAGCCGTCGTGCGCTCACGCCTGTCGCCGTCGCTGCCGGCAGGCACCTGGCCGATCGCTGGTTCGGCGGCATGGCCGACGCGAGACTCGATTACGACGACATCGCCAGTGTCGTTTTCTCCGAACCGCCGCTGGCCGTGGTTGGCTTGTCGGAGGCCGACGCGAATACGCGGTTTCCCGGCCAGGTGCGTGTCTACCGCTCGCGCTTCACTCCCATGCAATGGTCGCTGGCGGGCGAGCAGGGGCGGAGCCTGATGAAGATCATCTGCGTCGGCGAGGACGAGCGCGTCGTCGGCATGCATGTGCTTGGGCCAGGCTCGGATGAAATGCTCCAGGGCTTTGCCGTGGCACTAAAGATGGGCATGCGCAAGCGTGACCTGGATGCCACCGTGGCGATCCATCCGAGCTCCGCCGAAGAGCTGGTATTGATGCGTTGA
- a CDS encoding NAD(P)/FAD-dependent oxidoreductase, whose product MDASRSDVLILGGGVIGLASAYYLLKSGATVRVLEQGTPGSGSSHGNCGTITPSHAAPLAMPGMLGVALRSMFRADAPLYLNPRPDLERLRWLLGFARRCNWRDFEHAARARSAILERSRGLLETLVRSEGLDCEFVQPGELYVYRTARQLASDERHHAAVLDRLGVEVRRMRGDEVEAAEPALKPGVAGGLFHPGDAQLRPDRYVTELARRVREMGGVIETGARIDQFGMTDGRVSHVRTTRGVFKGERVVMALGAWSPLLGKMLDLRIPMQPGKGYSLTYTRPTLVPKHALVLREAAVCVTTWGSGYRLGSTMEFSGYAEGLNRTRLDALRRGAATSLHEPEGHELLEEWWGWRPMSVDEVPIIGHSTRWSNLTFATAHGMLGVSMSAATGELVASLVLGKTPSIDPAPYAPARFQL is encoded by the coding sequence ATGGATGCTTCGCGCAGTGATGTTCTGATTCTTGGCGGCGGTGTGATAGGCCTTGCCAGTGCCTATTACCTGCTGAAGTCCGGCGCGACCGTCAGGGTGCTGGAACAGGGTACGCCGGGTAGCGGCAGTTCGCACGGCAATTGCGGGACGATTACGCCCAGTCATGCCGCGCCCCTGGCCATGCCGGGCATGCTGGGGGTGGCGCTGCGGTCGATGTTCCGCGCGGATGCGCCGCTGTACCTGAACCCGCGACCTGATCTCGAGCGCCTGCGCTGGCTGCTGGGGTTCGCGCGTCGCTGCAACTGGCGCGACTTCGAGCATGCCGCCCGGGCCCGTTCAGCCATTCTGGAGCGTTCGCGGGGGTTGCTGGAGACACTCGTGCGAAGCGAAGGGCTGGACTGCGAGTTCGTTCAGCCGGGAGAGCTTTACGTCTACCGCACGGCCCGTCAGCTGGCATCCGACGAACGGCATCACGCCGCGGTGCTCGATCGCCTGGGCGTGGAAGTCCGGCGCATGCGTGGCGATGAGGTCGAGGCGGCCGAGCCGGCGCTCAAGCCGGGCGTGGCCGGCGGACTGTTCCACCCAGGTGATGCACAACTGCGCCCGGATCGCTACGTGACGGAGCTGGCGCGACGCGTGCGCGAAATGGGTGGCGTTATCGAAACGGGTGCGCGCATCGACCAGTTCGGCATGACGGACGGTCGCGTCTCGCATGTGCGCACCACGCGCGGGGTGTTCAAGGGTGAACGGGTGGTCATGGCCCTCGGGGCCTGGTCGCCCTTGCTCGGGAAGATGCTGGACCTGCGAATCCCGATGCAGCCGGGCAAGGGTTACTCATTGACGTATACGCGCCCAACCCTGGTTCCCAAACATGCCCTGGTGTTGCGCGAGGCCGCAGTGTGCGTCACCACCTGGGGAAGCGGCTATCGCCTTGGCAGCACGATGGAGTTTTCCGGTTACGCCGAAGGGCTCAACCGGACGCGCCTGGATGCGCTGCGCCGTGGTGCCGCCACGTCACTGCACGAGCCGGAAGGTCACGAATTGCTGGAAGAGTGGTGGGGCTGGCGTCCGATGAGCGTCGACGAAGTGCCCATCATCGGCCACAGCACGCGCTGGTCGAATCTCACGTTCGCCACGGCGCACGGCATGCTCGGCGTGAGCATGTCGGCGGCGACCGGTGAGCTGGTCGCATCGCTGGTGCTTGGAAAAACACCGTCCATCGATCCGGCGCCGTATGCGCCAGCGCGCTTCCAGCTTTGA